A window of the Streptomyces sp. NBC_00454 genome harbors these coding sequences:
- a CDS encoding HAD-IA family hydrolase, with the protein MSAPHAVVFDTDGVLLDSALLHAAAWKTAFDSCLDAWAASGNGRQPPFDAEREYRQWVDGKPRLDGANSFLNSRGIDLPTGSPDDAPGDDTVWAVAACKEAAFVRTLESGAVEAFTDVAPALARLRAHGVYCAAVSASRHARPLLGSASLLSYFDTVVDGTDAAELGLAGKPDPALFLEASVRLGMDPARCAVVEDALAGVEAGRRGHFGLVIGLDRATSPATAGALRERGADLVAAELLTVADLVCGAGP; encoded by the coding sequence GTGAGCGCCCCGCATGCCGTTGTGTTCGACACCGACGGGGTGCTCCTCGACTCGGCCCTGCTGCACGCAGCGGCCTGGAAGACCGCCTTCGACAGCTGTCTGGACGCCTGGGCCGCGTCCGGGAACGGGAGACAGCCGCCCTTCGACGCGGAACGTGAGTACCGCCAGTGGGTCGACGGCAAGCCCCGGCTGGACGGGGCGAACTCCTTCCTGAACTCCCGTGGCATCGACCTGCCGACCGGCAGTCCCGACGACGCACCGGGCGACGACACGGTCTGGGCGGTCGCCGCGTGCAAGGAGGCGGCGTTCGTACGCACGCTGGAGTCCGGGGCTGTCGAGGCCTTCACCGACGTCGCTCCGGCGCTCGCCCGGCTGAGGGCGCACGGCGTGTACTGCGCGGCCGTATCGGCCTCCCGGCATGCCCGGCCGCTTCTTGGATCAGCTTCTCTTCTGAGCTACTTCGACACGGTGGTGGACGGCACGGACGCTGCCGAACTGGGACTGGCGGGCAAGCCGGACCCCGCTCTGTTCCTCGAAGCGTCCGTACGGCTCGGGATGGACCCCGCCCGCTGCGCGGTGGTGGAAGACGCCCTCGCGGGTGTCGAAGCAGGCCGGCGCGGCCACTTCGGCCTCGTCATCGGCCTCGACCGGGCGACGAGCCCCGCCACCGCGGGGGCACTACGGGAACGCGGGGCGGACCTGGTCGCCGCCGAACTCCTCACGGTCGCCGACCTCGTCTGCGGGGCAGGACCGTGA
- a CDS encoding helix-turn-helix domain-containing protein, with translation MRRQVPVPATNRKGVTIMGETTADTSPIKVPAARGDLGRRVTARREELGLTREELGERCGAAESYIAYVEERAAAPSMGMLVGLADGLGTTVAELTGRTTDSPPGMGTAMRDSESTVLSGAECLRLLSTHGIGRVGFSGMEGLAVFPVNYVVVGDEIAFRTAADSRLAEAAGTEVAFEVDHIDDAMREGWSVMAVGEVSGVTDGARVSHLYSVARSLPWAGGPRTHWMSIAPTRISGRRVGSG, from the coding sequence ATGCGTCGCCAAGTTCCTGTACCGGCTACGAACCGCAAGGGTGTGACGATCATGGGAGAAACCACGGCAGATACGTCCCCGATCAAGGTTCCGGCTGCCCGTGGCGACCTCGGACGACGTGTGACCGCCCGCCGAGAAGAGCTGGGGCTCACGCGTGAAGAACTCGGGGAGCGTTGCGGGGCCGCCGAGTCGTACATCGCCTATGTGGAGGAGCGGGCGGCGGCGCCCAGCATGGGCATGCTCGTCGGTCTCGCGGACGGGCTGGGGACCACCGTTGCCGAGCTGACCGGGAGAACGACCGACAGTCCCCCCGGCATGGGGACCGCGATGCGGGATTCCGAGTCGACGGTGCTGAGCGGAGCCGAGTGCCTCCGCCTGCTCTCCACCCACGGCATCGGCCGGGTCGGGTTCTCCGGCATGGAAGGACTTGCCGTCTTTCCCGTCAACTATGTCGTTGTAGGAGACGAGATCGCGTTCCGTACGGCGGCCGACTCGCGGCTCGCCGAGGCAGCCGGGACCGAGGTCGCCTTCGAGGTGGACCACATCGACGACGCGATGCGGGAGGGCTGGAGCGTCATGGCTGTCGGCGAGGTGTCCGGTGTCACGGACGGGGCACGCGTCAGCCACCTGTATTCCGTCGCCCGCTCGCTGCCCTGGGCCGGCGGACCCCGTACGCACTGGATGTCCATAGCTCCCACCCGGATCAGCGGCCGCCGTGTGGGTTCCGGGTGA
- a CDS encoding phosphoketolase, with protein MTTTYRIAELDAHWRAANYLAVGQIYLLDNPLLAEPLRPEHIKPRLLGHWGTAPGLNLVHTHLNRVIKERSLEALCVWGPGHGGAAVLANSWLEGTYTETYPDIGRDADGMRRLFRQFSFPGGVPSHVAPETPGSVHEGGELGYSLAHAYGAAFDHPGLLVACVIGDGEAETGPLAASWHSNKFLDPVHDGAVLPILHLNGYKIANPTVLSRIPEQELDALLRGYGHEPLYVSGSDPALVHPAMAGAMDRALDRIHAIQREARGAGTDPGAERARWPMIVLRTPKGWTGPATVDGQPVEGTWRAHQVPLAEVRENPDHLRQLETWMRSYRPEELFDAEGRPVSSALTCVPEGERRLGASPYANGGRLLRSLPLPGLDAWAVTVEKPGSTLHEPTRVLGRYLAQVMRDTAGRRDFRVVGPDETASNHLDDLYDVTGKAWQGSTEPTDQNLSRDGRVMEILSEHVCQGWLEGYLLTGRHGLFSTYEAFAHIVDSMVGQHIKWLKNACTLSWRAPVASLNYLLTSHVWRQDSNGFSHQDPGFVDHVLNKSPDVVRVYLPPDANTLLAVADHALRSRDRVNVIVAGKQPCFDWLPIGEARAHVARGAGVWDWAGTDHGSREPDVVLACAGDVPTMEVLAASALLREHLPSLAVRVVNVVDIARLMPHEEHPHGMTDTEYNALFTIDKPVVFAYHGYPWLIHRLAYRRTGHAQLHVRGYKESGTTTTPFDMVVRNDLDRYRLVMDVIDRVPGLAGRAAALRQSMCDQRIRHHDWIRAHGTDLPEVADWSWPY; from the coding sequence ATGACCACCACGTACCGGATCGCCGAGCTGGACGCGCACTGGCGCGCCGCGAACTACCTGGCCGTCGGCCAGATCTACCTCCTGGACAACCCGCTGCTCGCCGAGCCGCTGCGGCCCGAGCACATCAAGCCGCGGCTGCTCGGCCACTGGGGCACCGCCCCCGGCCTGAACCTCGTCCACACCCACCTGAACCGGGTGATCAAGGAGCGTTCACTGGAGGCCCTGTGCGTCTGGGGACCCGGCCACGGAGGGGCAGCCGTACTCGCCAACTCCTGGCTGGAGGGCACGTACACCGAGACCTACCCGGACATCGGCCGGGACGCGGACGGGATGCGCAGGCTGTTCCGCCAGTTCTCCTTCCCCGGCGGCGTACCGAGTCACGTAGCGCCGGAAACGCCGGGCTCCGTCCACGAGGGCGGCGAGCTCGGCTACTCGCTGGCCCACGCGTACGGGGCCGCCTTCGACCATCCCGGTCTGCTGGTGGCCTGCGTCATCGGCGACGGCGAGGCGGAGACGGGGCCGCTGGCCGCCTCCTGGCACTCGAACAAGTTCCTGGACCCGGTCCACGACGGCGCCGTCCTGCCGATCCTGCACCTCAACGGATACAAGATCGCCAATCCGACCGTGCTGTCGCGGATCCCGGAGCAGGAGCTCGACGCACTGCTGCGCGGCTACGGGCACGAGCCCCTCTACGTCTCCGGCAGCGACCCCGCCCTCGTCCACCCGGCCATGGCCGGAGCCATGGACCGGGCCCTCGACCGCATCCACGCCATCCAGCGGGAAGCGCGGGGCGCAGGCACGGATCCGGGCGCTGAGCGTGCGCGCTGGCCGATGATCGTCCTGCGGACCCCCAAGGGGTGGACGGGTCCCGCGACCGTCGACGGCCAACCCGTCGAGGGCACCTGGCGGGCGCACCAGGTGCCGCTCGCCGAGGTCCGCGAGAACCCCGATCATCTGCGGCAGCTGGAGACCTGGATGCGTTCCTACCGGCCGGAGGAGCTCTTCGACGCCGAGGGCCGTCCGGTGTCCTCCGCGCTGACCTGCGTACCGGAGGGGGAGCGCCGCCTGGGCGCGAGCCCGTACGCCAACGGCGGCCGACTACTGCGCTCGCTCCCGCTGCCCGGGCTCGACGCGTGGGCCGTCACCGTGGAGAAGCCCGGGAGCACCCTGCACGAGCCGACCCGCGTCCTGGGCCGCTACCTCGCGCAGGTCATGAGGGACACCGCCGGACGGCGGGACTTCCGGGTCGTCGGACCGGACGAGACGGCGAGCAACCACCTCGACGACCTGTACGACGTCACCGGCAAGGCCTGGCAGGGCAGCACGGAGCCCACCGACCAGAACCTGTCCCGGGACGGCCGGGTCATGGAGATCCTTTCCGAGCACGTGTGCCAGGGCTGGCTGGAGGGGTACCTCCTCACCGGCCGCCACGGCCTGTTCTCCACGTACGAGGCCTTCGCCCACATCGTCGACTCCATGGTCGGCCAGCACATCAAATGGCTGAAGAACGCCTGCACGCTGAGCTGGCGCGCGCCCGTCGCGTCCCTCAACTACCTGCTCACCTCGCACGTCTGGCGCCAGGACAGCAACGGCTTCTCCCACCAGGACCCCGGATTCGTCGACCACGTCCTCAACAAGAGCCCGGACGTCGTACGGGTCTACCTGCCGCCGGACGCCAACACCCTCCTTGCGGTGGCCGATCACGCCCTGCGCAGCCGTGACCGGGTGAACGTGATCGTCGCGGGCAAGCAGCCCTGCTTCGACTGGCTGCCCATCGGGGAGGCCCGCGCGCACGTGGCTCGCGGCGCCGGAGTCTGGGACTGGGCGGGGACCGACCACGGCTCCCGCGAGCCGGACGTCGTGCTCGCCTGCGCCGGCGACGTACCCACCATGGAGGTCCTGGCCGCCTCGGCCCTGCTCCGCGAGCACCTCCCCTCGCTGGCCGTCCGGGTCGTCAACGTCGTGGACATCGCCCGGCTGATGCCCCACGAGGAGCACCCGCACGGCATGACCGACACCGAGTACAACGCCCTCTTCACCATCGACAAGCCGGTGGTCTTCGCCTACCACGGCTATCCGTGGCTCATCCACCGCCTCGCCTACCGCCGGACCGGCCACGCCCAGCTGCACGTCCGCGGCTACAAGGAGTCCGGGACCACCACCACCCCCTTCGACATGGTCGTCCGCAACGACCTCGACCGGTACCGGCTCGTCATGGACGTCATCGACCGCGTCCCCGGACTCGCCGGCCGCGCAGCGGCCCTGCGCCAGAGCATGTGCGACCAGCGGATCCGCCACCACGATTGGATCCGCGCCCACGGAACCGACCTGCCGGAGGTCGCCGACTGGTCCTGGCCCTACTGA
- a CDS encoding Crp/Fnr family transcriptional regulator, giving the protein MSTSSFHRLSSSPDVFSRALSPEHRASLLALAHEADFPAGTRLFNQGGHAGRFWVLRSGNVGMDVHVPGRQAAVVETVGPGELVGWSWLFRPYTWHFGAEAMTPVRTDEFDAAAVRALMDADPALTSAIWHWVGQVLAHRLISAEIRLLDLYAPHGSGSRI; this is encoded by the coding sequence ATGAGCACCTCTTCCTTCCACAGGCTCAGCTCCTCCCCCGATGTCTTCTCCCGCGCCCTGTCCCCGGAGCACCGCGCCAGCCTGTTGGCCCTGGCCCACGAGGCGGATTTCCCCGCCGGCACGCGACTGTTCAACCAGGGCGGGCACGCCGGCCGGTTCTGGGTCCTCCGGTCGGGCAACGTGGGCATGGACGTGCACGTACCCGGCAGGCAGGCCGCGGTGGTCGAAACGGTCGGCCCCGGCGAGCTCGTCGGCTGGTCCTGGCTGTTCCGTCCCTACACCTGGCACTTCGGCGCCGAGGCCATGACGCCGGTGCGCACCGACGAGTTCGATGCCGCCGCCGTGCGGGCGCTGATGGATGCCGATCCCGCGCTCACCTCCGCAATCTGGCACTGGGTGGGGCAGGTGCTCGCCCACCGGCTGATCTCCGCCGAGATCCGGCTGCTCGACCTGTACGCACCCCACGGCAGCGGAAGCCGCATCTGA
- a CDS encoding response regulator encodes MSDAPAASPAPIRVFLLDDHEVVRRGLHDLLDSEPDIEVVGEAATAAQALARGPALRPDVAVLDVRLPDSDGITVCRELRSRMPDLACLMLTSFDDEDALLDAIMAGAAGYVLKQIKGSDLVAAVRTVATGQSMLDPATTARLMSSLRDPTAGKPPGDERLTVLSERERAVLELIGEGLTNRQIGKRLFLSEKTVKNHISRLLAKLGVERRVQAAVIAAEVREHDETGR; translated from the coding sequence ATGTCCGATGCACCAGCTGCCTCCCCGGCCCCCATCCGGGTGTTCCTCCTCGACGACCACGAGGTCGTCCGGCGCGGACTGCACGACCTGCTGGACTCCGAGCCGGACATCGAGGTGGTGGGTGAGGCGGCGACGGCCGCACAGGCCCTGGCCCGGGGGCCGGCGCTGCGGCCCGACGTCGCTGTGCTCGACGTACGGCTGCCCGACAGCGACGGCATCACCGTCTGCCGTGAGCTGCGCTCGCGCATGCCGGATCTCGCCTGTCTCATGCTGACGTCCTTCGACGACGAGGACGCCCTGCTCGACGCCATCATGGCGGGCGCCGCCGGGTACGTACTGAAGCAGATCAAGGGCTCCGACCTGGTCGCCGCCGTCCGCACGGTGGCGACGGGCCAGTCGATGCTCGACCCCGCGACGACGGCCCGTCTGATGAGCTCGCTCCGGGACCCGACCGCCGGGAAGCCGCCCGGGGACGAGCGACTGACGGTGCTCTCCGAGCGCGAGCGAGCCGTACTCGAGCTGATCGGCGAGGGCCTCACCAACCGTCAGATCGGCAAACGCCTCTTCCTCTCCGAGAAGACGGTCAAGAACCACATCTCACGGCTGCTCGCCAAGCTGGGCGTCGAACGCCGCGTGCAGGCCGCTGTCATCGCCGCCGAGGTGCGCGAGCACGACGAGACCGGCCGCTAG
- a CDS encoding GAF domain-containing sensor histidine kinase — MVGDDRDASASRIPQPGLDALQEQITDARDTRDRLTGLLKAVMSLGQELDLAQVLRGIVEAAVVLVDAEYGALGVVGDDEKLAEFLPVGISDQLRAQIGALPTGHGLLGELIRHPRPLRLGDLSEHAASAGFPEHHPPMRSFLGVPIRVRDEVFGNLYLTEKRGGKGFDAEDEGVLSTLAVAAGVAVDNARLYEEVRLRERWLAASSDFTSALLSGSSEIEVLEGMLERARDIISADMCVFYQVGPGGELRGSLALGEGAEAHRGIVLPGSEGILAAVVLARDGLITLADVATDARAAAQPDTWTGFGPAVAVTVGTRAKLRGVLMLARCTGRPAFAGAEVAPLPGFAGQAALALELADRRRDTEKVSLLADRDRIARDLHDLAIQRLFATGMTLQSAQRFVEHPEASERLSRSIDDLDETIKIIRSTIFGLRDHEAAGSTPRLRVRAVRAVGEAAALLGFAPALRMEGLIDTDVPAPAADDVVAVLGEALTNVARHARAARVEVAIVLADGVLEVTVSDDGVGVADGGRRSGLRNLAERAEARGGGLSVSPRPDGAGTRLDWRIPIGPARQDPKETT; from the coding sequence ATGGTCGGGGACGATCGGGATGCTTCGGCGAGCCGGATTCCGCAGCCGGGGCTGGACGCGCTCCAGGAACAGATCACCGACGCGCGGGATACCCGTGACCGGTTGACGGGCCTGCTCAAGGCGGTCATGTCGCTGGGGCAGGAGCTGGACCTGGCCCAGGTGCTGCGCGGCATCGTGGAGGCCGCAGTGGTCCTCGTGGACGCGGAGTACGGTGCGCTGGGCGTGGTGGGGGACGACGAGAAACTCGCCGAGTTCCTCCCGGTGGGCATCAGCGACCAGCTCCGGGCGCAGATCGGGGCCCTGCCCACCGGACACGGACTGCTGGGCGAGCTGATCAGGCACCCGCGGCCGCTGCGCCTGGGAGATCTCTCGGAGCATGCGGCCTCCGCCGGGTTTCCGGAGCACCACCCGCCGATGCGCTCCTTCCTCGGCGTACCGATCCGGGTCCGGGACGAAGTGTTCGGCAACCTCTACCTGACGGAGAAGCGGGGCGGGAAGGGCTTCGACGCGGAGGACGAGGGCGTCTTGTCCACCCTCGCGGTTGCCGCCGGCGTCGCCGTGGACAACGCCCGCCTGTACGAGGAGGTCCGGCTCCGGGAGCGCTGGCTGGCGGCCAGCTCCGATTTCACGAGCGCGCTGCTGTCCGGCTCCTCCGAGATCGAGGTGCTGGAGGGCATGCTGGAGCGGGCCCGGGACATCATCTCGGCCGACATGTGCGTTTTCTACCAGGTGGGGCCCGGCGGCGAGCTGCGCGGCTCGCTGGCCCTGGGGGAGGGCGCCGAAGCACACCGCGGGATCGTGCTGCCCGGCAGCGAGGGCATCCTGGCCGCCGTCGTCCTGGCGCGGGACGGACTGATCACCTTGGCAGATGTGGCCACCGACGCCCGGGCCGCGGCGCAGCCGGACACGTGGACGGGCTTCGGGCCGGCCGTGGCGGTCACGGTGGGCACGAGGGCGAAGCTGCGGGGCGTGCTGATGCTGGCACGGTGTACGGGGCGGCCGGCGTTCGCGGGGGCCGAGGTCGCGCCCCTGCCGGGCTTCGCGGGGCAGGCGGCCCTGGCGCTGGAGCTGGCCGACCGGCGCCGGGACACCGAGAAGGTGAGCCTCCTGGCGGACCGTGACCGGATCGCCCGCGACCTGCACGATCTGGCGATCCAGCGGCTCTTCGCCACGGGAATGACCTTGCAGAGCGCGCAGCGCTTCGTGGAGCACCCCGAGGCGTCCGAGCGGCTGAGCCGGTCGATCGACGACCTGGACGAGACGATCAAGATCATCCGGTCGACGATCTTCGGACTCCGCGACCACGAGGCGGCAGGCAGTACCCCGAGACTCCGGGTCCGCGCGGTTCGGGCCGTGGGTGAGGCGGCGGCGCTGCTCGGGTTCGCGCCCGCCCTGCGCATGGAGGGGCTGATCGACACCGATGTGCCGGCCCCGGCCGCCGACGACGTGGTAGCCGTGCTCGGAGAGGCCCTGACCAACGTGGCCCGGCACGCGCGGGCGGCGCGGGTGGAGGTCGCGATCGTCCTGGCGGACGGCGTGCTGGAAGTAACGGTGAGTGACGACGGCGTGGGTGTCGCGGACGGTGGCCGTCGCAGCGGTCTGCGCAACCTCGCGGAGCGCGCCGAGGCCCGCGGGGGCGGGCTGTCCGTCTCACCGCGCCCGGACGGTGCCGGAACGCGTCTGGACTGGCGGATCCCGATCGGACCTGCCCGGCAAGATCCGAAAGAGACGACCTAG
- a CDS encoding CBS domain-containing protein — protein sequence MKHAKVGFLMTDEVVSVLGRTPSADVAALLVEHEISGVPVLDADERVLGVISRTDLLVQDHLTAEDLMTAPAVTVHAEQTVTEAARLITRRGVTRLPVVDEEDRLVGIVTRRDLLRVFLRPDHEIHRVLVEDVLAETMGIGADAVSVRVVDGVVTLDGRLPRSSQIPVALRLAGQLDGVVAVIDQLTAYSNDTRTRTAAPDHPR from the coding sequence ATGAAGCACGCCAAGGTCGGCTTCCTGATGACCGACGAGGTCGTCTCGGTCCTCGGGAGGACTCCGTCCGCGGACGTGGCCGCGCTGCTCGTCGAGCACGAGATCAGCGGCGTACCGGTTCTGGACGCGGACGAGCGCGTCCTCGGAGTCATTTCGCGGACCGATCTGCTCGTCCAAGACCACCTCACCGCTGAAGACTTGATGACCGCGCCGGCCGTCACGGTCCACGCCGAACAGACCGTCACCGAGGCCGCCCGCCTCATTACCCGACGCGGGGTGACGCGGCTGCCGGTCGTCGACGAGGAGGACCGCCTGGTCGGCATCGTGACCCGCCGGGACCTGCTCCGCGTGTTTCTGCGCCCGGACCACGAGATACACCGGGTGCTGGTCGAGGACGTGCTGGCGGAAACGATGGGTATCGGTGCCGATGCCGTGAGCGTGCGTGTCGTGGACGGGGTCGTCACCTTGGACGGCCGACTGCCCAGGAGCAGCCAGATTCCCGTCGCGCTCCGGCTCGCGGGACAGTTGGACGGTGTGGTCGCGGTCATCGACCAGCTCACGGCTTACTCCAACGACACCCGCACCCGCACCGCTGCGCCGGATCATCCCCGCTGA
- a CDS encoding slipin family protein, translating to MEVLIFALIAMAVVALIGLPMALKIVKQYEQGVLFRFGRLTGTRAPGLRVIVPFADVLHRVSLRIVTMPIQSQGIITRDNVSVDVSAVAYFRVVDAVKSVIAIENVGAAINQIAQTTLRKVVGQHTLDETLSETDRINLGIREILDVTTAEWGVEVTLVELKDIQLPDSMKRAMARQAEAEREKRAKIINAEGESLAAAALGDASDTMMAHPLALQLRNLQSLVEIGVDKNTTVVFPAPLMSTIGELGAFLARETAAATLQTPRATEITTPLPSPSPPNGARAVKTM from the coding sequence ATGGAAGTCCTGATCTTCGCGCTGATCGCCATGGCCGTGGTTGCCCTGATAGGGCTGCCGATGGCCCTGAAGATCGTCAAGCAGTACGAGCAGGGCGTGCTGTTCCGCTTCGGCCGGCTCACCGGGACCCGCGCGCCGGGCCTGCGGGTCATCGTGCCGTTCGCGGACGTCCTGCACCGGGTGTCCTTGCGGATCGTCACCATGCCCATCCAGTCCCAGGGCATCATCACCCGGGACAACGTCAGCGTCGACGTCTCCGCCGTCGCCTACTTCCGCGTCGTCGACGCCGTGAAATCGGTCATCGCCATCGAGAACGTGGGCGCGGCCATCAATCAGATCGCCCAGACCACCCTGCGCAAGGTCGTCGGGCAGCACACCCTCGACGAAACCCTGTCGGAGACCGACCGCATCAATCTCGGCATCCGCGAGATCCTCGATGTCACCACCGCCGAATGGGGCGTCGAGGTCACCCTGGTCGAACTGAAGGACATCCAGCTGCCCGACAGCATGAAGCGCGCGATGGCCCGCCAGGCCGAGGCCGAACGGGAGAAGAGGGCCAAGATCATCAACGCGGAGGGCGAGTCGCTGGCCGCCGCCGCGCTCGGCGACGCCTCCGACACCATGATGGCCCACCCCCTCGCCCTGCAACTGCGCAACCTGCAGAGCCTCGTGGAGATCGGCGTGGACAAGAACACCACCGTGGTCTTCCCCGCCCCGCTCATGAGCACCATCGGCGAACTCGGCGCCTTCCTCGCCCGCGAGACCGCGGCCGCGACACTCCAGACACCGCGTGCGACGGAGATCACCACTCCGCTCCCCAGCCCGTCCCCGCCGAACGGAGCGCGAGCGGTCAAGACCATGTGA
- a CDS encoding zinc-dependent alcohol dehydrogenase family protein gives MKALVFQGPGRTAWQEVPEPGIKDPADVIVRVDAVTICGTDLHIVKGDLPEVTPGRVLGHEAVGTVVECGGDVRTVRPGDRVLVSCISSCGRCRFCRESRYGQCRGGGGWVLGHTIDGTQAEYVRVPFADLSVYPLPSTVDSADAVLLADIFPTAYEVGVLNGNVRPGDTVVIVGAGPVGLAAIATARLYSPARVIAVDLAPSRLAKARELGADAVVSAAEEPGMLVGDLTDGLGADVVMEAVGAPETFEMCTRMVRPGGRVANIGVHGKPATLHLEDLWIKDVTITTGLVDTCSTPMLLRMLAAGRLPTSSLITHRFELGQMEEAYEVFSRAGETGALKVVLGGPRHDDPAVSNPTRVQKA, from the coding sequence ATGAAGGCACTCGTCTTCCAGGGACCGGGGCGCACCGCGTGGCAGGAGGTGCCGGAGCCGGGCATCAAGGATCCCGCCGACGTGATCGTGCGGGTCGACGCGGTGACGATCTGCGGTACGGACCTGCACATCGTCAAGGGTGACCTGCCGGAGGTGACTCCCGGCCGGGTACTCGGGCACGAGGCCGTGGGCACGGTGGTGGAGTGCGGCGGTGACGTCCGCACGGTGCGGCCCGGCGACCGGGTGCTGGTCTCCTGCATCTCCTCGTGCGGCCGGTGTCGGTTCTGCCGTGAGAGCCGCTACGGGCAGTGCCGCGGGGGCGGTGGCTGGGTACTCGGCCACACCATCGACGGAACCCAGGCCGAGTACGTCCGCGTGCCGTTCGCCGACCTCTCCGTGTACCCACTGCCGAGCACGGTCGACAGCGCCGACGCCGTCCTGCTCGCGGACATCTTCCCCACTGCCTACGAGGTGGGAGTGCTGAACGGGAACGTGCGGCCCGGGGACACCGTCGTCATTGTCGGCGCCGGCCCCGTAGGACTCGCGGCCATCGCTACGGCCCGGTTGTACTCGCCGGCCCGTGTCATCGCCGTGGACCTCGCACCGTCCCGGCTGGCGAAGGCCCGTGAGCTGGGAGCGGACGCGGTCGTGAGCGCGGCCGAGGAACCGGGAATGCTCGTGGGCGACCTGACCGACGGTCTCGGCGCGGACGTCGTCATGGAGGCCGTCGGAGCGCCCGAGACCTTCGAGATGTGCACCCGCATGGTCCGCCCGGGCGGCCGGGTCGCGAACATCGGTGTCCACGGCAAGCCCGCGACCCTGCACCTCGAAGACCTGTGGATCAAAGACGTCACCATCACCACCGGGCTCGTGGACACCTGCTCCACGCCGATGCTGCTGCGCATGCTGGCGGCCGGCCGGCTGCCGACCTCGTCGCTGATCACCCATCGTTTCGAGCTGGGACAGATGGAAGAGGCGTACGAGGTGTTCTCCCGTGCCGGTGAGACGGGCGCGCTGAAGGTCGTGCTGGGCGGGCCGCGCCACGACGACCCGGCCGTATCGAACCCGACGCGCGTCCAGAAGGCATGA
- a CDS encoding DUF5994 family protein: MTVALERTTPATPSSPSPLATAPPRPARLVLTPKTTLSGQLDGAWWPRSRDLAAELPVLVAALAEPWGRITRVTVNPTRWPVIPHKVLAAGHTLHVGWFTEQDPDKLILLSYTVGRWDLLVVPPQTAPAAAARLMAAAAVPGSVLTARALIAAEAVIGRRPDLRNREDAWESEGGARVSDIGSLARLPVGPLSAGAWW, encoded by the coding sequence ATGACCGTCGCCCTGGAACGCACCACGCCTGCCACGCCATCCTCACCCTCGCCACTCGCTACGGCGCCGCCTCGCCCCGCTCGCCTCGTGCTCACGCCGAAGACCACCCTCTCCGGGCAGCTGGACGGTGCCTGGTGGCCCCGCTCCCGTGACCTCGCAGCCGAACTCCCCGTTCTCGTCGCCGCCTTGGCCGAGCCCTGGGGGCGCATCACCCGCGTCACCGTGAACCCCACCCGCTGGCCCGTCATCCCGCACAAGGTCCTCGCCGCAGGACACACCCTGCACGTGGGCTGGTTCACCGAACAGGACCCCGACAAGCTGATCCTGCTCTCCTACACCGTCGGCCGCTGGGACCTCCTCGTCGTCCCGCCCCAGACCGCACCCGCCGCCGCGGCCCGGCTGATGGCCGCCGCCGCCGTCCCCGGCAGCGTCCTGACCGCCCGCGCACTGATCGCCGCCGAAGCCGTCATCGGCCGAAGGCCCGACCTCCGGAACCGGGAAGACGCCTGGGAGAGCGAAGGCGGGGCACGCGTATCCGACATCGGCTCCCTCGCCAGGCTGCCGGTCGGCCCGCTGTCCGCCGGCGCTTGGTGGTGA
- a CDS encoding DUF6131 family protein, translated as MIVLGIILLVIGYVVGFAILSTIGIILVVVGIILWILGSVGHKVGGRRHYW; from the coding sequence ATGATCGTCCTCGGCATCATCCTGCTGGTCATCGGCTACGTGGTCGGCTTCGCCATCCTGTCCACCATCGGAATCATCTTGGTCGTCGTCGGCATCATCCTGTGGATCCTGGGATCCGTCGGACACAAGGTCGGCGGACGCCGACACTATTGGTAG
- a CDS encoding NADPH-dependent FMN reductase: MGSQRPMQVQGRPHLDAPMPPSLGHYQNEHTRRWAATFAAYDGFVIVTPEYNHGIPGVLKNALDYLYAEWNIKALGLVSYGAAGGARSAEQLRLLAAGLQMADVRQQVVLSLHTDFENLSVFTPGDHNLHALNTMLDQVIA; this comes from the coding sequence GTGGGCAGCCAGCGGCCGATGCAAGTACAGGGCCGTCCCCATCTCGACGCGCCGATGCCGCCCTCCCTCGGCCACTACCAGAACGAGCACACCCGGCGCTGGGCCGCAACCTTTGCCGCGTACGACGGATTCGTCATCGTCACCCCCGAGTACAACCACGGCATCCCCGGTGTGCTCAAGAACGCCCTGGACTACCTCTACGCCGAGTGGAACATCAAGGCCCTCGGCCTGGTCTCCTACGGGGCCGCGGGCGGCGCACGCTCCGCCGAACAACTGCGCCTTCTCGCCGCCGGACTCCAGATGGCCGACGTACGCCAGCAAGTCGTGCTCTCCCTGCACACCGACTTCGAGAACCTCAGCGTCTTCACACCCGGCGACCACAACCTGCATGCGCTGAACACCATGCTCGACCAAGTCATCGCCTGA